The DNA region TTCAGTCGCTCAAATTCAAGAGTTTTTGAACCACCCAATTCGATGAATTGCGATTTCTCAATCTCAAAGTTTTCCATGACCGTCAGCGTGTCATAAAACGGGCGCCAAAGGCGTTTACTCTGCCACCTTGTAATCAAATACATCCCCAAGAGCGACATCAAAATGACCGCAACAAAGAGTTGCGTGATGCTGTTGAGGAAATCTTCCGACTCGATCTGATTCATCCTTGCCATGAAAGTAAAGGGCCTGCCTTCGATCGTCACCGGCGTCAGAAGCACGCGGTAAGGTTCATTTTCTGCATCCAGGGTATCGTAAAAAAACTGTCCAAAAACAGAATCTCTCTTCAAATTTTGGTCCTCGGGCAAGATCGTGACATCTCTGTTGACCTTATTCCAGAATGCTATTTCATCCAGTTGCAACGTCGGAAGGGTATAATGGAGGAACTCTTTTTTGCGCAATTGCAGGGCCTCATCAGAATCTTCAACCGCAAGGCCCTCCGTGATGCGGAAAAATAGGGGTATCGAAACAATGAGAATCAGGGCCGACACCAGCATATTGGCGCGAAGTGTTTGGGTAAGCAGTTTTTTAGCCATTTTTCCATTTATAGCCTAGCCCGTAGACAGTTTGGATATAGTCCTGAAAACCGGCTTCATGTAGCTTTTTCTTCAGATTCTTGACGTGCGCATAGACAAAGTCATGGTTATCAAGCATATCTGCCATGTCGCCCGACAAGTGCTCAGCAATCGCTGCCTTGCTCAATACACTGTTTTCATTGCCAACCAGAAAAAGCAGAAGGTCCAGCTCGGTTTTCGTCAAATCCAATTTCTTGTCAGAAACATACACCTCCTTTGCCAATAGGTTGATTCTTAGATCGTTGATCTTTAGTTCGTTGTGTCCTGAAAATTGCCTTCGACGAAAAAGTGCCTGTATCCGCACGAGCAATTCAGCAAGGTGGAACGGCTTGGTCAAATAATCGTCCGCACCAATTTGAAGTGCCTCAATCCGCGATTCAAGCGTCTCTTTTGCCGACAGCACGATCACCCCATCCGTCCTGACGGACCTTTTGAGATGCAGCAAAACCTCAAGCCCATTCCCATCCGGAAGCATCAAATCCAGCAAGATACAATCATAGGAATGCATTTCGATTTTGTACAAAGCAGATTGGATATCCCCTGCAACTTCACAACGGATTGCATGTCCGTTCAGGTAACTGACGATTGTTTCCACCAATGCCGGTTCATCCTCGACAAGCAAAATCTTCATGATCCAAATCTCGGCAGCAATCTTGAATGAAATTTGAATTTCCCAGCCAGGACACCCAAAGGCGAAGCGCCCAAAAACCAAAAGTGCGCCGTCCCTAAAGAACAGCGCACTTTCCATCGCTTCACAGAAGCCCGCTCGTCCTCGAACGGCTTCCTCGAACTGTCAATTGGTATGGCTCCAAGCCGGCACCGGCGGATGGGCTTCTCCTTTTTCGTGGCCGAAGCGTTTCAGTATCCGCAAGTGTGACTTCACGGCACCTAGCATCGTCGGATGCGCGAAGTAGGGGATGCCAAATTCGTGCGCCGTTTCCCGTGTGATCTTCGAAATCGCAGGGAAATGCACGTGGTTGATCAAGGGAAACAGGTGATGTTCGACCTGGAAATTCAGGCCACCGCAAAAGAAACAGACAATCTTACTTTCAATCGCGAAGTTCGCAGTGGTGTACATTTGGTGGACAGCCCAGGCACTTTCGATATTTCCGACATCGTCAGGAATTGGAAAGTGGGTCTCTTCGACGACGTGCGCCAACATGAACACGATTGCCAAAGTGAAGCCTTCGAAGTAATGACTGACCAAAAACGCAGCCAAAATATGGTACCAAGGCGCTTGAATGAAGATAAATGGCAAAGCAATGAACAGCGAATAGTACAAAGCCTTTCCCACAAACAGCCGAATCCACTGTTTCCGCGGATGGCTTGGTGTCGCGATGCTGCCGATATGGTCTTGCGACATCTTCTTGTAGTCCTTCACAAAGACCCAAGACAAAGTCGCCAAGCCGTAGGCGGGTAGCGCAAGGATATGCTGCCAACGGTGAATCGGCTTCAGCGGCTTGTGCGGGGACATGCGCATGAAAGGGGCAGATTCGAGGTCTTCATCGGCACCTTCGATGTTGGTATAGGTATGGTGCGCCTTGTTGTGCATGATGCCCCATGTATAGTCATTCGCCCCGACCAAATTGAAAAGCCAGGAAAAGACCGTATTCCACTTCGAACTCGCAAACAAGGACCCGTGGATCGCATCGTGGCAGATTCCCAATCCGCTGAAGGCCGAAAACAGACCGATGTTGATGAACAGCAAATACACCGCCCAAACCGGCAAGGGAAACACGAGCAACGTGATCAGCGAACCGAAAATCATCGTCACGTAGAGAATGATCTTGAAACGCATGAGCCCATTGGCATGGGTGGAAATTCCGTTGTCTTTGAAGTAAGCGTCCACGCGGCGCTTCAAAACGGGGTAAAATTCGGCTTTGTCTTTCCCGGTAAACTTGATTTTCTGAATCATAAACGCATTTTTACCATTAGAGCATGAAGAACAAATCCGTCGGAGAGCGTGGGTTGATTTCTCTACGACCCTGCGAACAACCCTGATCCAAGACCAAGACGCATCCACAGCGACTGCAAAGTTACGGAAGACCATCCACAATCCAAACGCCCGTTAGGCACACCGTATATGATTGTGGTCAGCCACATTTGAAGCGGCGGCCTCCTAATGAAGCGGCGGCCTCCTATTGAAGCGGCGGCCTCCGGCCGAACGCTGATCCTGCAGCAAGCCTCCGGCTTAAGAAAGGAAGAGACCCTGTCAAGGCCGCATCCCGATTACCGCCAAACACCCGACATCCCGCAATCAATCCCAACCGCAGCCAAAAACAGCAAATGCCCCGTTCCATGAATAGCCAACCTGTTTGCGCTCCGAGCTGATTTTTCGGCCCGCGGCCGCAATATCAGCGGGGAGGAAATACAATGGATACCCGCAATGCTACCCAGACGCCGCTCCTCCGGAGCAAGACCCGCGGCAAATCCTGCGTGTCCGGTAGCATCGCCGACGCTGGAGGTGCAAGAAATGTAGCGTCATCGGCGCTCACACCGCATTTCGGTAGCGCCGCCGACGCACTCCAACCACCATTCGAAAATACCTCCAAAACCATTCCCATTCGACTAAAACAAAAACCGCTGACCAGATCTTAAAATCCGGTCAGCGGTTTTTTATTCGAGGCTCATCCCTACTGTACAACCACCTTGAACATCCGCCGTTGCTCCACGCCGGATGTCACTTCCACGAGATAGGTGCCAGGAGTTAAATACCGGATGTCAATGGCTACCTCGTGATGCAACTCCGGTAGGGTTTGCACCTGCAATTGCCGGCCAAACATGTCCGAGATCTTCACCGTGAACGCATCAACAATCGGAGAAGCCGTGCGCAAACGCAATTCGCCTTGACCTATGCTGCGGGAAACCGGGTTGGGGTAGAGGGAGAGTCCGCCAAAATTCCCCATCCCAGCGTCAATGCCGACGAAGGTCACAAACAGGGTATCACTGACCGCCGTGCAGCCATTGCTGTCTGTCACCATGATCGAATAACTACCTG from Bacteroidota bacterium includes:
- a CDS encoding response regulator transcription factor, with product MKILLVEDEPALVETIVSYLNGHAIRCEVAGDIQSALYKIEMHSYDCILLDLMLPDGNGLEVLLHLKRSVRTDGVIVLSAKETLESRIEALQIGADDYLTKPFHLAELLVRIQALFRRRQFSGHNELKINDLRINLLAKEVYVSDKKLDLTKTELDLLLFLVGNENSVLSKAAIAEHLSGDMADMLDNHDFVYAHVKNLKKKLHEAGFQDYIQTVYGLGYKWKNG
- a CDS encoding acyl-CoA desaturase, which translates into the protein MIQKIKFTGKDKAEFYPVLKRRVDAYFKDNGISTHANGLMRFKIILYVTMIFGSLITLLVFPLPVWAVYLLFINIGLFSAFSGLGICHDAIHGSLFASSKWNTVFSWLFNLVGANDYTWGIMHNKAHHTYTNIEGADEDLESAPFMRMSPHKPLKPIHRWQHILALPAYGLATLSWVFVKDYKKMSQDHIGSIATPSHPRKQWIRLFVGKALYYSLFIALPFIFIQAPWYHILAAFLVSHYFEGFTLAIVFMLAHVVEETHFPIPDDVGNIESAWAVHQMYTTANFAIESKIVCFFCGGLNFQVEHHLFPLINHVHFPAISKITRETAHEFGIPYFAHPTMLGAVKSHLRILKRFGHEKGEAHPPVPAWSHTN
- a CDS encoding T9SS type A sorting domain-containing protein; the protein is MQWLLNGNNISGANGGTYIVTQSGSYSIMVTDSNGCTAVSDTLFVTFVGIDAGMGNFGGLSLYPNPVSRSIGQGELRLRTASPIVDAFTVKISDMFGRQLQVQTLPELHHEVAIDIRYLTPGTYLVEVTSGVEQRRMFKVVVQ